tcaaatcccgtcacagcagatggtggaatctgaattcaattttaaaaaattggaattaaaaatctactgatgactatgaaaccattgtcgattgtcggaaaaacccatctggttcactaatgtcctttagggaaggaaatctgccgtctttacccactctgacctatatgtgactacagagccacagcaatgtggctgactctcaactgccctctgaacaagggcaactggggatgggcaatacatgctggccagccagtgacacccatgttccacgaatgaattaaaaaaaaattatatagcacctttaaaatagtaaaatgtcccaaagtgctttactagAGCGTTACCAAACAAAAAAGGACACCAAGCCACAAATGTATGTATTAGAACAGATGGCCAGAAGTTTGGTCGAAAGGGAGATTTTTTAAGAaacatcttaaaggaagagagggaaATCGAGGGAGGTACGAAGTTTcagcagggaattccaaagcttagaaATAGGCAGCAGAAGACAATGGTGCCAGTGTGGCATTATTCTGACCCACTGGCAGAGGATCTGAAATGTCTGAGAGTGGCTCACAGTGATGTTGACCTACCTGCAGAGTGTAGCTGTGATAGTCCTTGATACGATGTTGCCAGAACCTCTGCAAGGAGAGCACGCTGCCGATTCCCACCTCATGGAATACCTGCTCCATCACGTCCTGGAAGGGGGTCTGCCCGACCCGTGCTTCTCGATCCGTGGCGAAGCGCAGGAGCCGTGTGAATTTGAAGTAGTAATCGCTGGCGATATCGGTCAGTGTTTCCAGAACGCCCTCGTGGGCAGACTCGAAGCCTGCATGTGCCAGGACTGTGGCAACTGACTGGTAGAGGAGCTGCCGACAAGATGTCCAACTGAGTTCCGTCACTGGCTCACCTTTCCCTCTAAGGGGCACAAACCAGAATCAATACAGCTAATTCTTTAAGGAAGGACGGGCTAGTGTGGCTGCCAATAGTGACACCATGCTAAAAACAGGACCACaaaattgttctttgttcagccaGCTGTCTGGTGTGTAGAAACCTATGACCGCATCGAAGGGAAAGGTTTTTTaagctttattagtgtcacaagtaggcttacataaacagtagtgcaatgaagttactgtgaaaatcccctagtggccacactccgcgcctgtttgggtacactgagggagaatttagcatggccaatgcacctaaccagcacgtctttcagactgtgggaggaaaccagaacacccgggaggaaatccacgcagataaggggagaaagtgcaaacttcacacagttatccaagccagtaatcgaacccgggtccatggcactggggtagcaatgctaaccactgtgccacccttaggaAATTCCCTTCCCCAGAAAGCTGATGAGTCCAAATCAACTGAGATTTGAACAttaagatcaatagattttttttttggattaacatcagccatccaattgaatggcaaaacaggttcaagaggctgaatggcccactgctGTCCTTATGTATCTAAACTGGGAACTGAGAAATCCAGAggtagagttttttttaaaaacttaatcgGAAATGCACACCTTTTTCTTCACAGCAACCACTTGCCCGAGATCAAGGTTGTTAGAGATGTTAAATTGCAACGGCAAAAGCTTAGGGAGCCTGAGAGAAAGTGGGTGCTACTAGCTGAGGTTAACCAGCTAAAACTATGCAGTTTATCAGCATGGAGCACTGGTATGCTTCTTCCTGTTCTTCTGGCGAGCACCACACTATTTGTTATAGCactgatttagagtcatagagatttacagcatggaaacaggcccttcaacccaacttgtccatgctgcccttttttaaaccccgaagctcgtcccaattgcccgcatttggcccatatccctctatacccatcttacccatgtaactgtctaaatgctttttaaaagacaaaattgtacccgtctctactactacctctggcagcttgttccagacactcctctgtgtgaaaaaattgcccctctggatacttttgtatctctctcctctcaccttaaacctatgccctctagttttagactcccctacctttgggaaaagatattgactatctagctgatctatgcccttcattattttatagacccctataagatcaccttcagccttctatgctccagagaaagaagtcccagtctatttagcctctccttataactcaaaccatcaagtcccggtagcaccctagtaaatcttttctgcactctttctagtttaataatatcctttctataatagggtgaccagaattgcacacagtattccaagtgtggccttcccaactcgtgtattcaatgttctgaccgatgaaatcaagcatgttgaatgccttcttcatcactctgtacacctgtgacttcactttcaaggagctatgaacctgtatcccgagatctctttgttctgtaactctccccaacggcctaccattaattgagtagggTTACTTCCAAGTGTGAAGAGTCCTACTGACCTGTAGGGATATATCCTGCCTGACACACTAGTGAACAGCCTGGCTGGTCAATCATTAACAACGTGATTGAGAACATGGGGCATGAGAGTCAGCATTTATGAGTCTGGTCTGGTGATTTGAGGTATTTCCAGGCTTTAAGGATTCCATTTTATAGCAAATTTAAGCTGAGAGAAACTGCTTATCTTCCATGCTCCTTTGTTTAAAGCTGCCAATCTGCATAATTAATTTGTAGAGTTAACTTACAAAAAGCTAATTTTCAGTAatatgggaaaagagcagggagtgggactaattagatCGCCCttccaaagagctagcacaggcatggtgagtcaaatggcctttttctgttctATGAagcatctccacttgcctggacgaatgtggctaaaagagcagtcaagaaactcgacaccaacCAGGACAGAACAGCCTTGATCAGCACACCAATCAGCAGCTTAaatactcactccctccaccaccgtgcacaaagcagcagtgtgtaccatctacaagatgcactgcagccattTACCAAGGTTCCTTTACAGTATTTtcaaaacctgtgacctctacccacctggaaggacaagggtagctgaTGCATGGGAGCATCAtcactgcaaattcccctccaaggcagacactatcctgacttggaactactttGCTGCTCCTGCACTGGAGCAAAAATCTGGAAGACCCTTTCTAACAGCAATGTAGGTGTACCTGCTGGATGGGCAACGGTTCTCCACCACAGAaggacagaacccttaagagtactgataggcaaagggatctgggtgtagaggtacacaggtccctgaaagtggcaacgcaggtgcagaagatagtcaagaaggcatacggcacgcttgccttcatcggctggggcactgagtttaaaaattggcaaggcagttttatagaaccttagttaggccgcacttggaatagtgttcaattctggtcccacaataccagaaggacatggaggctttggagggggtacagaaaagatttaccaggatgttttctggtatggagggtattagctatgaggagaggttggagaatcttggtttgctctcactggaatgatggaggttgaggggcgacctgatagaagtctacaagattatgaggggcatggacagagtggatagtcagaaactttttcccagggggggggaagagtcaattactagggggcataggtttaaggtgcgagggacaaggtttaaaggagatgtatgaggcaagtttattACACaaggggtggtgggtgcttggaacttgctgctgggggaggtagtggaagcagatacgatagtgattttaaggggcatcttgacaaatacatgaataggatggaaatagagggatatgttccccggaagggtagagaatttgagttcagtcgggcagcatggtcggtgcaggctaggaaggccaaagggcctgtccctgtgctgtaattttctttgttctttgttcactttcccaagggcaattagggatggtcagtaAATGCTAGTCTTTCCAGTGATGCTGtcagcccatgaaagaattaaaaatgaaCAAGAACCTAACTACATAATCTTAATAGATGACATTGTATGGGGAACATACCTTAACATAATAAGAGCAGAAGTAATTAATCAAAATTGCATAACTAATCTTGTTGTTGTACAACCTGCTCTACAGCGAAAGCATGACCGCAATGTGTTTGAAAAACTGCAGGCATGAAAACAAGGTGATGGTTAGGTGATCTtaattttttgttttaaaacctttagatttatgtttaagtttattagtttatttattagtgtcacaagtaggcttacataacactgcaataaagttactgtgaaatcccctagtcaccacactccggcgcctgtttgggtacactaagggagaattcagcatggccaatgcaccaaacctgcatgtctttcagattgtgggagaaaaccggaggaaacccacacggggagaacatgcagactccacacagacagcgacccaagtcgggaatcgaatttgggtccctggtgttgtgaagcagcagtgccactatgccaccctgagACAAATCTTGATTTTAACAAACTGAAGATACAAGGGGTTGGATAAGTGTGTTCTGAGGAACAAGTAGATTAAAGTCAGAGCAGCACTGATCATAATAGTGACGCCAATTTGGATAACCACTACATTCCCTGAGAATCATAGtacataggccattcagcccattgcaacCACCCTACACTGTTGCTCTTTCCTTATAGCTGCAACATTTCCCCCTTCAAacatacacacccccccccatttccccttAAAATACACATCTAAGTGCAACAGGTCCCATGAATTTCTGCACTTACACAATTTGTGGGCTACAATTTTGCTCAAAAGTAGACCTGGAGGCAGGAAAAGTGCTGTTTCAAGTAGATCTTAACAATAGCCAAAGATTTGTTGCAACAAATCACTTGACCTAACCATAGCAGGATCGATACAACAGAGTTATAGCCAGTGCAAAAGAAAAATCAATTGCGATAATATAGAAGGATACAGTTCTCCTTTAAGTGCCTTGTCGAGATTTAAATCACTGTTTTTTCCCAATTATCATTATTATACCTTGAAGAACATTCTATCGCAACACCTCTATAGATCATTCCTACTCCATGACACAATCTGAACCATAGGTTCGTGGCAGCACTCTTGccgctgagtcagaaggttgtagattCAAGTCTCACTCTTGAGAGTGCAGCACCTAATCCAGATCGAGCACTGAATGAGTGCTGCATTATCAAAAGTGGCATCCTCTTAAACTGAAGCCCTTGTGTGCCCTTGAAGATAAATGCAAAAGATCCCACTACACTAGTTCAAAGAAGTTGTTGTTTCTTTTCCCACACCTAGAGGTGCAGGAGGCTGACTTTCATGTTTCCACAGCTACCTTTCCTGGAACAGGTAGTTAGCCTattgccagaggcttatagctaaGGGGTGCCACTCCATATCAATCagtagtcataagaacataagaaataggagcaggagtaggccatctggcccttcgagcctgccccgccattcaacaagatcatggctgatctgaagcgaatcagttccacttacccgcctgctccccataaccccgaattcccttatcgatcagaaaacgatctacccgtgatttaaacatattcaacgaggaagcctccaccacttcaatgggcagagaattccagagattcactaccctctgagagaagaagttccccctcaactctgttctgaactggcccccccttattttgaggctgtgccctctagttctggtttcccttctaagtggaaagaatctctccacctctaccctatccagccccttcattatcttatatgtctctataagatcacccctcatccttctaaactccaacgagtacagacccaatctgtttaatctctcctcataagctacacccctcatctccggtatcaacctggtgaaccttctctgcactccctccaaggccaacacatcctttcgcaaataaggggaccaaaactgcacacagtactccagttgcggcctcaccagtgccttgtacagttgcagcaagacctccctgcttctatattctatccccctcgcgataaaggccaacattccattcgccttcttgatcacctgctgcacctgcagactgagtttttgcgattcgtgcacaaggacccccaggtccctctgcacagtcgcacgatgtaatttttctccatttaaataatattccaatttactattatttcttccaaagtggataacctcacatttgctaacgttatattccatctgccagatcctcgcccactcgctcagcctatccaaatttctctgcagacttttcgcgtcctccacgcaattcgctttcccactcaccttcgtgtcatcagcaaacttgaataccctagattcagtcccctcctccagatcatctatgtaaatggtaaacaattgaggccccagcaccgatccctgcggcacgccactggtcaccaactgccaaccagaaaagcacccatttatcccaactctctgcttcctgttagatagccaatccccaatccacgccaacaccttacccctaactccgtgtaccccaatcttctgcagcaaccttttgtgaggcaccttatcgaacgccttctggaaatctaaaaacaccacatccaccggttcccctctgtcaaccgcactagtgacatcttcataaaagtccagtagattcgtcaaacacgactttcccttcatgaatccatgctgcgtctgcttgatcgaaccattcttattcaggtgctctgttatttcctctttaataatggactctagcatcttcccaactacggacgttaagctaaccagcctgtagttacccgccttttgtctacttccttttttaaacagcggcgtaacagtagctgttttccagtcagccggcactaccccagagtccagcgaattttgataaattactactaacgcatctgctattacctcagccatttctttcagtaccctgggatgcattccatccaggcccggggacttgtctaccttcagtcctattagtctaccaagcaccacctccttagtaacagtaattgtattaaggacctcccctcccaccaactctcgatctctaatattcggcaaactatttgtgtcttccaccgtgaagaccgacacaaagaacttatttaaagtctcagccatttcctcgttttccactattaaatcccccctctcatcttccaagggtccaacattcactctagccactctattcctttttatatacttgtaaaaacttttactatcattttttatattttgagctagtttagtttcgtaatctatctttcctttcttaatcgctttcttagtcgttctttgtttttctttaaagctttcccaatccactaattctccactatttttggccactctgtacgcatctgattttattttaatactctcctttatttccttcgttatccacgttcggttatcctttttcttacagtccttctttatcaccggaatatatttttgctgagtactttaaaaaatctccttaaaaatcctccactgttcctcagctgtcctacctaccagtctgctcgcccagtctgcattagccaattccacccatggaatcctacagtgcagaaggaagccattcggcccatcaagtctgcactgaccacaatcccaaccaggccctatccacataaccccatgcatttaccctacctagtacCCCTAACAcggaagggcaacttagcatggccaatcaacctaacccgcacatctttggactatgggaggaaaccgtgcacacggaggaaacccatgcagacatggggagaatgtgcagactccacacagacactgacccaagccgggaatcgaaccgggtccctggcgctgtgaggcagcagtgctaaccactgtgccaacgtgccgtcacttctctcccactcttaccacctgctattggcatgtgttggaaggattttgcaggttggtaTCAACTTGTTGGCTGCGTTGTGAACACACCTTCCTCGATCATTAAGTCCAAGGGTGGGACTCTAACTGAAGCCGGGATTGtggctggagcttctggctcagaggcagggacgctacccactgcgccacaagacctcccctaTTTCAGGGAAGTGCTTAGATCAATATCTATCCTTCAGACAACATCAATAAGAAACAGATGGTGATCTGATCATTGTCATGTTACTGTTTGTGGAACTTTGCTCTATTTCCTACATTATGACAATGAACATACTTCATAATTGGGTGCAATGTGCTGTGGAATGTTGATGGAAGGTATTGTGCCAATGCAACTTCTTCTTTCTTTGCAAGCTTAGCACTTTTGAGCTCACCTGTAGAAGTCACTCTCTGGGTCACTGTGCCTCAACTGGAAAGGCAGCTTTGGGCTTTTACTGTCAAGAGGTAGCAGTTCCTCCGGGATAGGCGGTGAGTTGGGTACTGGCGGCAGAGCTTCAGCCTCCTCTGCCTTCACTCCTTCCAGCTGCGGCTGGCCCTGTGCTTGAGCGGCAGCAACGAGGCTCCGGAGCCGCCGGTTGTACTGCAGCAGTTGAATGGTATGGACAGTCAGGCCGCAGGGCTCAGACGGCACATCCAGCGTGGTCGCTGGCCGGGGCCTGTCGGCCGAGGGCTGGTGCAGTGGAGGATCCTGGATCTCCACCGTCCGGAACTCCCGCTGCAACAGGTCGAAAGAGCTCCGGCTGGGCTGAGTGGAGGACACCGGGATCTCACCCCAGTACTTTATCATCTTCACTCTCCTCCCAGCTTTGGGTCAAATGGAGATTTGTACAGAGAAAGCCGAgatgaatgaatttaaataaaGCAGAGTCAAAGCTACAGTGTGTTGAGTTAACGACAGGTTTGCTAAGGACATGCGGCTGTTAGGATTTTCCAGTAGTGAAAAGTAATGAATCAATAAACTGACAGGACTTTTTCATAAAAGCAGGAGTAAAGGATCATTCTTCTGTATTGCCAACTACCGTCAGGCTCCTTCAAACTGGCTGCAATGTCTCTGGTGAAATCTGTCAAAATATAAAAGAGATGCAATTATTTTATTACATGTAGATTGGTTTCATAAATATAACTGTAGGGCCTCAAACGTAAACAGGGAAATACAATACTTGATGTTTGCCTCATCTTGCAAGGCCATGATCCCCCCTACACATAGTGGCATTTATCTGGGGACCCCGGCAAATACTGACCACACTTCTGGGGGACCCTCTGCAAATACCAAGACAGTATTGGGAATCTCCAGAAAATGCCGCCAAACACCTTCGTTAATACCAACACACTCCCAGGGATGCTCTATAAATACCAAAAAATTTCTGGAGCCCCCTTCATATACCAATGCACTCCAGGGAACCTCCCGTAAATATTGGCACTCTCCCAGGGTCCTCCAGTAATTGCCAACACTCTCCCagggacctcctgtaaataccGGCACTTTTCCGGGGGCCCCCCTGTAAACGCTGACACACTCCCAAGATTCCCCTGTAAATAATGACACACTGCTGGCAACCTTTTGCAACATCCACATGTTCTCTGGGACCCCATGTAAATACTGATGCACTTTTGGGGACTCTGCATATACTGACGTGTTTCAGGGATTTCCCTGTCCCAACTTCAGAAAAACAATGCCTGATACCAAAAAAAAccaatgcaaaaaaaaagtttgatATAAACTACAACATGTAAAAACCATGAATACAGAATTTGAGAGATAATATGTTCATTGGGTGCAATATGTGCAGTCCTAGATTGACAGAAATATAATGACCTCACAGACATCCCATGTCCATCTTCATAGGTTCCAGAATGTCTGCAAACCCTAACTTGAAAAGCTACATTTCAGAATGAAACTCAATTCTCCAGACAGCAGGAAATGCATCCACAGTTTCCTGACCTCGATTTAACAGAATAAAGATGCAGCTCCCCTTTCAAAGTTGTAAAGAATTATGATTAACTCTGAAAAGAAATCTATTTCCATTGACATTTGTGTAGAATATTGTTGTTTCAATCACCGATGGCCTCATCAAGCGAGCAGTTTAGTGAGAGTTACTAAGGCTGACAGAAGCAAGGGGCTGAATTAGCATTCACAGTTGAGGTGACAGCTTATTCAAGTATGAGGTTAATGGCAATGTCTATTCtgattactgatctctctctgttGTCAGGCTCTGTCATTTTTCAGAGCTTGCTTTGCTGACAATGCAATCAGCACATTTTGGGGCGAAGAATATATGCCTCATTAGTACCTGTTTTTGGACTCTACGAATACCCAAAGCTGCAGGTTGGACACTACGAATACCCCAAAGCTGCAGGTTGGTGTCAGTGGAGTTCATACACATCTGTGGAGCAAATTGCCCCAACATCATCTTGGAATAGATATCGGTGTGGAGGCAGTGATTGGTAGGATAAGCAGGAAATCATGTCATCAATCAGTGCGCAATGCTGATTTGACAGCAGCTCTGCCAGTTTGGAGTTTAACACCCCTGGCAGCACTTGCTCTGAACCTTAAATTGCTGAACAGTTTCTGAGcgtacagatcaccaacaacctatcctggtccctccatgctgacgctacagttaagaaagaccaccaacccctctacttcctcaggaggctaaggaaatagcAATAATAAAAGTCattgcaataataaatcaaatcaagcgcAAGGAACCCCATTCCATCTTGGTTTGATAGGATCACGACCTACTTACAGGTTACTTACTGGCTGTTTTTTTTTAGCTGTTGTTACAATTCCACAAGTGTTTGGCAGTTTTCTATAGTGGTTTCAAGGTGTAAATGTCTACAATGAGTGCTATGGCAGGTACTGTAGGACTTTTTGCTGGATGCAAGGCTTCTGTAGCAATCAGCAGATCCCTGGTATGGCTGCACTTGTAGGTGCTTCCCCTTGGAATAAAGTGTGACTAGGAAAATGAGTAGACACCAGGCAAGCTACTGGAAGAGGGAAAGGAAGGTGGAGCGGAGGGCTGTGAGCAGGGGGCCCTAATCACCCCTGATATTCAGGGAACAATGTGACCTGAAATGAGGAACAATGTGCAAGCTGCCTGAGCTCTTATAAAGACATGCTCACTGAAATCTGTCACCTGCTGCAGTCAGAACTGCAACCGCAGCACAAAAAGAACCACATCACCAATGGTTGAGATTTGGCTGAGACAATATACTTTGGTGTCTGCTCCTTCCAGGCTGTAGCTGgagatataaagtttatttattattcacaagtagactgacattaacagtgcaatgaagttagtgaaaatcccctagtcgccacactccagtacctgtttgggtacactgagggagagtttaacatggccaatcaacctaatcagcgcgtctttcggactgtggaaggaaaccggagcacccggagcaaacccacgcagacacggggagaacgtgcaaactccacacagacagtgacccaaaccaggaatcgaatccgggtccctggcactgtgaagctgcTGGCCCAACAtccacagatagcgacccaaatgctgaccactgtgccaacatgccgcccaaGTTTGCCAACAAATGTTGCAACTGATGGTCTTAATTCAAAGAGAGTTAACTACATTTCATTTTTCCTTGCCAGAGAAAGACGGCTGAGGGAACAAGTGGCTTCTTTAAGATTGCTGGCTTTGCAGGATACCAGTGACTCGATGCACATTGCTTTGCAGCTGCTAGATGTCAACTCTATCCCATTCCGACAGAGTGCAGCTGGTATTTGACCACTGGCAGTGAATCATACAGGTCAATGCcaatcctggcagcagtcatTTTGCTTTCATTCCGCAATAGTCCACTGTTTCATCTGCATTTGTGTACTGGAGGCTTGGGTTATCATGGCTGATAACTCCAATGAGTAACTGATGCACTTGTGTGACAGCTGTATACAAtgaaatgtgacagtgcagagcaTTGATTATGCTGAAGCATCGCTTCCAATCCCTGGACAGCCTGCAGGAACCCTGCAGTACTCCTGCACTACTCAGCAGAGTGGGGTTAAGATTTGTGTAGTCTGCTGTATGTTGTACAACCTGAGGAGACAGCCCATTCACAGTTACACGGTTAGCAGTTAATGAGCTtgaggaggaagaagagaagggaagatggCAACTTCGGCTGCTCTTTCC
Above is a window of Mustelus asterias chromosome 5, sMusAst1.hap1.1, whole genome shotgun sequence DNA encoding:
- the supt7l gene encoding STAGA complex 65 subunit gamma; translation: MIKYWGEIPVSSTQPSRSSFDLLQREFRTVEIQDPPLHQPSADRPRPATTLDVPSEPCGLTVHTIQLLQYNRRLRSLVAAAQAQGQPQLEGVKAEEAEALPPVPNSPPIPEELLPLDSKSPKLPFQLRHSDPESDFYRGKGEPVTELSWTSCRQLLYQSVATVLAHAGFESAHEGVLETLTDIASDYYFKFTRLLRFATDREARVGQTPFQDVMEQVFHEVGIGSVLSLQRFWQHRIKDYHSYTLQVSKQLAEEYEKLVSPEKVSTEDTKPLKIKDEPISDIAFPVNEENESDLSAGEQALQLGVLAQAHERFAAALEVDASPQTSGPEVSSSPLWNLTQVKMEPQESEEGNGPPHGVLGNDVFEEPMSAMSDSGIPQTPNTAGSEGSYISHSPDSLIASSPVFNQRPKKKMRKM